The stretch of DNA TTTTATTCCTAAGAACTGGATCTCTCGttcaggtcctttgactttattttgctttatggcaaaaccggctttcagaaggatttggactattttcttccctttctcgaaaacttcctctgctgtgtcaccccacacgATGATGTCAtcaatgtactgcaggtgttcaggagcttccccctgttccagtgcagactggatcactccatggcaaatggtagggctgtgtttccacccctggggcagctgaTTCCAGATGTACTGGACTCCCCttcaagtgaaagcaaactgtggcctgcactctgctgctcaagggatagagaaaaatgcattagcgatagCAGTTGTGGaataccacttggctgcctttgactccaGTTTTTACTGGActtctagcatgtccggcactgcagcactcagtggtggtgtGACTTTGTTCAGGCCACAATAGTCCcctgttagtctccactcaccattagactttcacACTGGCCATAAGGGGCTGTTAAAGAGTGagtgagtcttgctgatcattCCTTGGTTCTCCAATTGAcaaattagcttatggatgggaatcagggagtctcggcTGGTGCAGTATTGCTGCCAttgcacagttgtggtagcgattggcacttgctgttctttgaccctcagcaaccccacaacagaggggtcctctgagagaccaggcaaggtagataattgtttaatgtcctctgtctctaaggcagctatgccaaaagcccaccgcagcccttttgggtccttgaaatatcctctcctaagatagtctatgccaagaATGCacggagcatccgggccagtcacaatgaggtgcttttgccactcattcccagttaggcTCACTTCAGActccaatacagttaactgctgagatccccctaTCACTTCATAAATACAGATGTGCTCTGGCCCTTTATAAGCTCGATGGCATTacagtacattgtgcaccggtgtctactaaagccttatacttctgtgcgtctgacgtgccaggccatcgaatccacacagtccaataaactcaactgtccctttcctccccctggctggaggcagggcccccctaatcctggtcagaatcttcatCACTGTGTCAGGGGGAATGCCCACTGGAAATTGGAACAGCAAATTTCTCAGAGAACCCCCCTTTTTCAATTGCTTTTCCTTGCAAGTCACATACCCATGCCTCTAGGGTCaaggtagattttccatcccattttctcatgtcctctccatggtcacGTAGGTAAAACTACAGGGTGGCACAGGGTGTGTACCCACTTTATCTTCTTTCTTGAACAGAAGGACGCTTACTCCTGATAGCTGAAACACTGCCTTGTACAGGTTGGGAGAAAGATATATCTCTTTGAATTGGTGGACCTCTTGAGAAAGTTTCTCTATTGACAAGAGGCAGGtctgtaaggaagaaaaaagaattccTTAGTACTACCAACATTCTCTAGTAAATTCATCCACCATGGGTTTTTCTTGGTCTTTCCAGGTCATTACTGCCCTAGTAAATGTGACTGACAAGACTCTTCCTTCTACCTCGTGCTACGTCCATATCCAACCACGCTCCTCACAGAGCTACGGAACCATGGATCGGGACCCCATACTCACTTCGTACAAAAGTATATCTCAATCACACTTCACACAAGATTCTTACCCAACCCCCCAAGgtaatacttaatatttcttaccttggtctgtgcacagagttacgAGGTAAATTCTTGAAATGGGGCTCCCCAGAAGgctcccggacgagcccccagTTTGTGAGAAACAGTCTGCAGCCAATAACAaaggctcaggcgaggatctcagtgaagtagcatttttatttgcaattgcaaTGGCGGCCgtcctgcaagcaggagtgCACAGCAAAAGTatatcataaccttatattccctattacccgatGGTTGATTCCTCCcatttcctcattggctgagtactacaggttcacaaatTACTCAATGCTTATTGCTAtactatatatgtataatttgaTTTGACTaaccattaatttctccttttccttcctttccttcttctctcgTGACTAGAGGGCCTGTGATTTTTcgtttttactgattttgcaCTGCTCGTCCTGCTTTCCTTagctatcctccttattttgagacagtgggaccttccccttatctgcttaacatactcCACACTGCTATGCCACTGTCATGcctgcacaatcacttttgaatatgcaaggttagtggaattttccacagcaaaaacacaactttgtttctcactccaGTGAGCTAacatatgatgatggtgcactccgtacaaacttccgccacatgggtcatgtacacttgacttcatctggatctgtcGATAGCAGTTCCTTGTCTAGGTCATCATAAAtcacctccagcacagctaattccctcaggtactgtATTCCCCTCTCCAtggtggtccacttgcctggcTGACATACAacatcttccttgaagggatacctttccttcacaCCTGACAGAACATGCCTCCAGAGGGTGAAGATGTGTGCTCCAtttccaattgctttgtcaatgcctacatctctagcaagggatcccagctgcctggcttccctACCCACTAATTCCAGACTATTGTCCTGTGaggaaaaatctcaaataattttcttcagacaggatcttctgtgaagctattttattcgcgattgcaatggcgaGCATCCTGTCAATTAGGAgtgcattttagtaaacaaatcataaccttttattggctgagtactacaggcTCACAAGCTACTCGAcgctcctctataccatatatgtacagtttttctttttcttttcaaccctttaatttctcctttttcctttttttttttccattttcttatattttaagaaattgtgatctttgttttactgttcccacactgctcatcctgtttttctcaagcttccaccctattttggaacagtgaggccttctattgtccacttatctacttagcatttctccttattatgactacacaactaccttaTATATCCCCATATGcttcccaggccacatgtccctgcttccactgcctgtgcatttccttctcatgcttcagtttgaccagcagctccttgctcagccatcccagtttcctgccttccctgcttgatTTCTTAGACATGGGGATAGAGAGCTCAAAAAAGCTCTCAATAAAGCTGACAATAGACAGTTTCCTAGGTAAAACCAAGGCTGCGCAcacaagcaaaggaaaataaggaattcattcactacttcccattggtaggcagatgttcagccaattccaggaaagcagggctcatcacatgTAAAAGTTTTTTAGGAATATTAATGCCATTACtctgattttttcctccttctccttctttccccccagcttttattgttgAACACCACATCATATGGTAggggatatccctttggtccatttggtcagctgtcctggctgtgtcccttcccagcttcttGTATACCCCCAGcttccttgctggcagggcagtgtgagaagaaAAGTGCTTGACTgagtgtaagcactgctcagcaacaactaaaacatcaatGTGTTATCAACACTATTTTCaccctaaatccaaaacacaaaaccataccagttactaggaagaaaattagctctatcccagccaaaaccagggaAAAAGTTGAACAGTATTGGGACATGCCAGTATAGTGTGACTACAAGGGAAAAGGTTGGGTCAATAATTTGGCCTGTTCTAAGTTGGTCTGCATTGCACTGCTTTGTTATATGAAGTCAGTACagttcatttgtttctgtttggaCAATTTTCCTTGTTTGTAGTACTTAACATTGTCCAAACAGCTCataaggaagcagaaaaagaaaagtcatcaGCAGGAAGGGGGATAAACATTCTCCTGTTGtgctctgctttccagaaatCTGATTCCAGGGATAGAGAGTCCCATTGCATTTACTTATAATAGGTAGCATGAAAAGTTTATATTCTTCATATACTAGcgtaaatttttattttacgTCCCTTAGATTTTTggtttttagatttatttatttatttatttatttacagtttacTGATGGCTTGTATGAAAAAGGAATGGTTGAAGATGTTCACTGTAGCTCCATGAAGAGTATGCAACCTCGTCACTCTGGAATGGGCCCACCTCAGAGTCCAATGGACCAACATAATCAAGGTTTATACATattatgcataaaatattatttgggGGTCCTTTTGTGCTACAGAAAGTCACAAGTTCCTTGGAACAAGTTTCTTATATTTCCTCTGTGCTCTGTTGAGAAAAGATAAATTGCTCATCTGAGAGCAAAATTGTACTGAAGTATGCAATCAGAGGAAGTTTTGCTTGTAACAGATCGATCCTTAAAATGAACAGAATGTTtactctgaaaatgaaaaatggttcAATTTAAACATAACGTGCTAATACTACACAAGCATAAATTGCAAATGTTTCAATTACGggtatttataaaacattttcccctTTCACCTGCTTGCTGAGACCTGAGTCCTTGCCCTGTAAGAGCTGACAACATTAGTAACAGCTAAGACTGACTAAAAACTGCAGCTTCCTGATCTCTTTTTGGTGCATGTCAGCATCTGctgaaagggaaacaaagaatTGTGAAATTTTAATCTAAGCAAAtcaagctttttaaagaaaaagcattaaaaatatagaatttAATAGTTCACTTGGAcgggaccttcaaagatcatctagtccaaatgCCTGTCCACTTTAGGGgtaaccaaaagttaaagtaTATTactgagggcattatccaaatgcctcttgaacaatCGCAGGCATGGaacatcaaccacctctctaggaagcctcttccagtgtttgaccaccctcacagtaaagaaatttttcctcatgtctgaatctcccctggtgcagctttctgctgttccTGCACGTTCTATCATTGGTTACCACGAAGAAGAGACtggcacctccctctccacttctCCTCCTCAGGAAGTGGTAGAAAGCAATGAGGTTGACTcttagcctcctcttctccagactagacaacccaagtgtcctcagcctctcctctcctcataggacatgccttccagcccttttatgagctttgttgccctcctctggacactttcaaggaccttaacatcctttttatattgtggagcccagaactgtacatgatattcaaggtgaggctgcacccaTGCTGAATATAGCGGgtgaatcacctcttttgactggAAGGCTATGCTGTGCTTAATGCACCTCCAAATGTGGTTTGctctcttggctgccagggaaCACTGCTGATTCATATTGAACCTGCTGTCAACCAtcacccccagatccctttctgctgagctgctctctaGCCACttgtctcccagtctgtacatgtGTCCAGCATTATTTTGTCTCAGGTGCAGAACctagcattttcctttgttgaacttGCTGTTGATGATTGTCCAGTGTTCCAATCAATCTAGATCTTTTTGCAATAACTCTTGTCCCTCTAGGGAGTCAGCAGCACCTTCCAGTTTACTATCATTGGCAAACATGCTGAGGATGCATTCTACTCCTTtatccagatcactgataaaaatgttcaACAAGACTGGCCTAAGaattgagccctggggaacacagCTAGTGACTGTTGAGCCCAGTTCATCACCCAGCATAGCATGAACCTGTTTATCTCACAGTTAGATAATTTGTACAGTAGGATGCTGTGAGGACAGCATCAAAGGCCTTACTAAAATTCAGAGATTATGTCTGCTACCTTCCCTTCATCTACCAAGCAGTTGACCTTATCATAGAAGGTAATCAAATTACTAAGGCAGGCCTTTCCCTTGATGAACCCATGTTGAATATGCCTGataatagctttgttctttaactGCCTTTCAGTATCTCCCAGGACAATCTTCTCCATAACTTTTCCAGGGACTGAGGTCTGTAGTACATCACTTATTACTCGATAGAagtttttacagaaaaacagtaaaaaaacaaGGTCTTGCTGTATTCaaagtatttatatacacatCTAACAGTCCAGAAGTTACTTGTCATTGACTTATTTTAAGTATCTTCATTACATATTGTCCTTTACTGCAAAAGAGCCATAATTGTATTTGGAACCCTAAAACTATTTTCATAATTAACATATTCTAAAGCATTTTGTGACAGACAGGTGCACTTGGGGGGGGCTCTCAttatgaaaatgtctgtcctcccgATCAACCGCTGCACATGCTGAGGCCCTGCTTTCCAGTATATGGCCAAACATTGtttgttgatgggaagtagagaataattgctttttctctttcttttcctctggacagtctttgcttatttttttctctttcttttccctttaattaaattatccttatctcaacccgtgagcctttttctttcccatcatactttcctcctccccccccctttgaggagggggagtgagagagcgatTGTGGTGTTTAGATGTCcttcagtgtgaaaccaccacaagtGAAGTAAATATGGCTTTATCGCCAATTTACAGAATCAAGACTTCTGTGTTTGTAACAATTTCACACACAAGAATTCACTAATCTATAAAGATAGCTTCTCAGACTTCAGCCTTGAACAAAATAGCATTAATATTCCTGAAATACTCCAGTCTTATAATTTTGTACTAGCATTCCCATAAAGCTATGGAGTGGAGGAGATTAAAGCAAAGTGCTAGGTAGATTGCTGCTCTGCCACCTCAGACAGGTTGTTTTAGAATGTTTATATAGGTGACTGGACTGGCTGAACCGTTTGCCACACTTCAAACAGGCATAAGGCTTTTCTCCTGTATGCACACGAATGTGCTTCTTGCAGTCTGTTAGAGTCAAAAAAGTCTTACAGCAGATCTTACAGGCATATTTACGAGCACCTTCTACAACCAACACATTGTGTTCAGATAAGGCTTTCTTACATTTTGAAAGAACATCGGCAGATGCCCTTGTCAACTGTGGTGGACCAGGTTGTGAAGGAAGTCCATTCTCAAAAGAAGTGGTTCCATTGATTAACAGCTGGGAACTGGAAGGGTTATCTTGTAGTTGGGAACTCCCAACAGAGGTCACAACAGGCATTTTGGGGGCTATGCGACGATAGCCAGGAAAACCACTAGCTCCACTTCTTATGGAACCCATCATTGTCCTTGACAAAGAGTGCAGGCCCAAGCCTGACTTTGGGAAATCAAGACCAAATTGTTCTGCAGCCCGGTACCCAGAAGTCTGTACACATGGAAGACCCATCATATCCTGCATTGGTCTAACAAAATGAGAGTCTGAAGGCTCACTGAATGGATTCTTTGCATGAGAAACCATAGCAGAGAAATGACCATTAGCAGTCCTGGACTCTGGACTCAATAGGTAAGAGGCATCACTATCCATTCTGCAGTCACTTATTGTATTTGGAATGTTGTCATTGGTATTTTGACTTGCACCCAAGTTGCCACCTctgcttttattcagaaaatttGAGATACTGAAAGTGGAATTATGTTCCAGGTTATTTGACACTTCCATAATATGGATGTCTCCAACCCTATCAGTACTAGACTGTGGATCAAAAAAGCTACGATCGCTGCTTTCAGGACTCAGTTCTAACTTCTCTGCAGTCACCACTCCTCCTTCCACTTCAACAGACTCACTGCCTTCTGCTTGAGAAGTGACATCACTCACTTCATCTTGAGGCTCTGGGGAACTCAAAGGTTCAGATTTAACCACCACCCCCATGTGTTCTTTTTCAGTTAGACCAACATCTGGATTTTTGCATGGGAAGTTGTTTTTCTCAGAAGTAGCTTCCCGATCAAAACAGGTTTCCACTTGTATTACCTGAGATGAGATAGATATCTGTGAAACGTTTCCTCTACTGTTGTCTGACTGGCTGGGTACTTGAGCATCTTCTTGAGCACCAGAAGACTGATCAAACATAATAGTATTATCCTCTTGTTTATCAGTAACAGCATCGGCCTTAGAATTTTCCACAATCTTCAGTGAATCTGGTGAAAGAAAATCTTCTCGTGAATGAACTACTGACTGCCTGCTCTCTGGAGTAACATCTGAAATGGACTCATCTACTGTAGGTCTGATTCGCTGTCTGGCCCGATCATCAGAAGACTGTTTACACTTGTGGAGAGTACATTGCTCTACGTTACTTCTCATTGATGAGCTCATGGTATTTGATTGCTCCTCTGTGCTTTGAGTGGAATTCAGTGCAGAGCTCACAATGTTGAGCCCGAGCTGTTGAAACATAAAAGATCTTTGGATGCGTGCATTTTGCTCCTGAACTCTATCATTAAGTGAAGACATTGGTAGCATCCTGGTAGTAAGGTAGTGTTTACACGCTTTAACAACAGAGTTCAAATGCAGGTGAGAAGCAGCAAGCAAGATATCCATTACATTGCTCTCTCCAAGCATTAGTGTAGAAGTGTACATCATATCAATCAGGGCAGAAAAGGCTTCTGCTGTCACCACTTCAGTGTCCAGTTGAATCATGTTCATAGTTTGATCACCCTCTGCTACAGTAAAGATTGCTCGGAAATGCGTGCTACATGCTGACAGAACAGAGCGATGGGCTTTGAAATGTCTGTTTCCCACCACAATGGCACAGTCACAGAGTTGGCCATGAAGCCTCTGGTAGTTTAGCTGCTGAAAGATTTGCTTGAAGTGTCCTGGAAAATCCATGATcctataaaataaagcagaagcagctataatgataaaaatagatGGAGTTCAATTTAGAACACAGTgagaacagttaaaaaaaaagtgatagctAAGAGACAGATGACCAAAAACATACCTTACTTTTCCAATACCATATTGATATTATACTCCGTCTGGAAACCCTGTGAAGGAACACAAAATCAGAATcaagacaaaaaagcaaagcaggaatCTGTTATAGAGTTAACATGGTATAATAGCCAACAGTACATCAAATGTGTCACAGGATGCTCAATTGTGAGCTGAATAATGCAACATGGTTCCGTTAATTCCTGTCCAAACTAAAACACTCTTTAGTAAAAAACTTTTTACACTCTTTTagtaaaacactattttttagTAAACCATCCAATCCCCAATGTAAAAATTTCTACTTAAAAAGACAATACAGTCTTTGATAAATTGTTCAGATGATTATATATCCTCATATAGTCCAAACAAGGGGAAATGCTACGTCTTGAACAtagggaggaacaaccccaggcactAGCATATGCTaggggccacccagctggaaagcagttttgcagaaaaggacccGAGGATCTTGGCAGACACAAAGTTGAACACGAGCCAGCAATATGCCCTTGCAATGAAGAAGGTCAGCTGCGTCCCAAGTTGCATTAGGCAGAACATTatcagcaggtcaaggaaggtgGTTATTCTCCTCTGCTCAGCATTGGTGAGACCacatctggagtgctgtgtccagttcaaggctccccagtacaagaaagacatggacatACGGGAGAGAGTCCAGCAAAGGGTCACagagatgatgaagggactggagcatctgacATATCAAGAGAAAGTGAGAGAACTAGGATTGTTTAGCCTGGCTCAGGGGGATCTTAtctatgtatataaatacctgatgggaGGGAGTAAAGATGGAGCTAGACTTTTCTCAGTGGCATCCAGTGAAGTATCCAGGATGAGAAGAAACAGGTACAAATCGAAACATAGGAAATTTCATCTGCacataaaaaaaactttttttactGCAAGGGTAGTCAAACACTGGACCAGaatgcccagagaggttgtggagtctctgtCTTTGGAAACATTCAAAACGTGACTGGACAAGATTCTTGGGgatattcaaaagccatcttGACATGGTCCTGTGCATGGTCCTCTAGATGACCATGCTTTGAGCAGAGGGGGTTGtactagatgacctccagaggtcccttccaacctgaactattttgtgttttttattagcACACATGGAGAGACCCTGAAAATATTCACGAtactgtttttgaaataatacattttgaATTGATATGAGTTATTCTGCCAACTGTAGGAGACCAGGTTTCATGTTAGAAAACCAGGTTAATGCCTTGTGTGCCTACATCCCCTGTGCAATAACCCAATCTTCTTTCCCCCTCAGACCTTTTCCCTTTTGGAATATCTTCAATTCTCCCTTACTTGCTAACTAGAGAAAGCACCGACTGTATATGATTCTGAGATAGGTCTGCTGATCAGCTGTTAGCTggccaaaacaaacagcagttgAACACATGCAAAAACCTTCCATCCAGTGGGGACACTAGGTCTCCCTCTTCTACTCAGCCACCAGCTatctaaaaaggaaaggaacttTATGTATTGTATCAACTGAACCAAGACAGAGAAGGGATCGCTTTCCTGAATAGCAGTACAGCAAGATACAGTGATATTAATTAGAGTAACTTGGTCAAAATGCAGTAACACTAGCAAACACACACCACCACCCATAGAGGCAGCCATGACATGAATGCCTTGCTATACTATATTTTCagcaaagtaaaaaacaaaacaaaacaaaacaaaacaaacaaaaaaaacacaaaacaaacaaacaaacaaaaaccaaacaaccctATGCCTTAAGCTCCATATGTATCTTGACTGCAAGTAtacagaaaacactgagaagTACAGTGTTCAGCAGCAATTATTTCAACCTCAAGGCTTATCATCAACAAGCTACTTATAAGCATCTATCTCCTTCCAGACCCTGCGCATTACTTTATATCATTTTgaaagacagaatcacagaatcgtctaggttggaagagacctccaagatcacctagtacaacctctgacctaacactaaccagtcctccactaaaccatatcactaagctctacatttaaatgtcttctaaagacctccagggatggtgactccaccacttccctgggcagccaattccagtgcctaacaacccttttggtaaagaagttcttcctaatatccaacctaaaactcccctggtgtaactttagcccattccccctcgtcctgtcgccaggcacgtgggagaacagaccaacccccaacttgctacagcctcctttaag from Aythya fuligula isolate bAytFul2 chromosome W, bAytFul2.pri, whole genome shotgun sequence encodes:
- the LOC116501407 gene encoding zinc finger and BTB domain-containing protein 5-like isoform X2 — encoded protein: MDFPGHFKQIFQQLNYQRLHGQLCDCAIVVGNRHFKAHRSVLSACSTHFRAIFTVAEGDQTMNMIQLDTEVVTAEAFSALIDMMYTSTLMLGESNVMDILLAASHLHLNSVVKACKHYLTTRMLPMSSLNDRVQEQNARIQRSFMFQQLGLNIVSSALNSTQSTEEQSNTMSSSMRSNVEQCTLHKCKQSSDDRARQRIRPTVDESISDVTPESRQSVVHSREDFLSPDSLKIVENSKADAVTDKQEDNTIMFDQSSGAQEDAQVPSQSDNSRGNVSQISISSQVIQVETCFDREATSEKNNFPCKNPDVGLTEKEHMGVVVKSEPLSSPEPQDEVSDVTSQAEGSESVEVEGGVVTAEKLELSPESSDRSFFDPQSSTDRVGDIHIMEVSNNLEHNSTFSISNFLNKSRGGNLGASQNTNDNIPNTISDCRMDSDASYLLSPESRTANGHFSAMVSHAKNPFSEPSDSHFVRPMQDMMGLPCVQTSGYRAAEQFGLDFPKSGLGLHSLSRTMMGSIRSGASGFPGYRRIAPKMPVVTSVGSSQLQDNPSSSQLLINGTTSFENGLPSQPGPPQLTRASADVLSKYLPLVNRETFSRGPPIQRDISFSQPVQGSVSAIRSKRPSVQERR
- the LOC116501407 gene encoding zinc finger and BTB domain-containing protein 5-like isoform X1, whose amino-acid sequence is MDFPGHFKQIFQQLNYQRLHGQLCDCAIVVGNRHFKAHRSVLSACSTHFRAIFTVAEGDQTMNMIQLDTEVVTAEAFSALIDMMYTSTLMLGESNVMDILLAASHLHLNSVVKACKHYLTTRMLPMSSLNDRVQEQNARIQRSFMFQQLGLNIVSSALNSTQSTEEQSNTMSSSMRSNVEQCTLHKCKQSSDDRARQRIRPTVDESISDVTPESRQSVVHSREDFLSPDSLKIVENSKADAVTDKQEDNTIMFDQSSGAQEDAQVPSQSDNSRGNVSQISISSQVIQVETCFDREATSEKNNFPCKNPDVGLTEKEHMGVVVKSEPLSSPEPQDEVSDVTSQAEGSESVEVEGGVVTAEKLELSPESSDRSFFDPQSSTDRVGDIHIMEVSNNLEHNSTFSISNFLNKSRGGNLGASQNTNDNIPNTISDCRMDSDASYLLSPESRTANGHFSAMVSHAKNPFSEPSDSHFVRPMQDMMGLPCVQTSGYRAAEQFGLDFPKSGLGLHSLSRTMMGSIRSGASGFPGYRRIAPKMPVVTSVGSSQLQDNPSSSQLLINGTTSFENGLPSQPGPPQLTRASADVLSKCKKALSEHNVLVVEGARKYACKICCKTFLTLTDCKKHIRVHTGEKPYACLKCGKRFSQSSHLYKHSKTTCLRWQSSNLPSTLL